One segment of uncultured Propionivibrio sp. DNA contains the following:
- a CDS encoding phenylacetate--CoA ligase translates to MMRENWNDVGQGFHPVSAPDYLPSAQLRELQLRRLKAVVERAYANVAPFRERMVERGVTPADIRTLEDIARLPFSIKTDLRDNYPFGLFASPMSEIVRLHASSGTTGKPIVVAYTQEDLQVWASVMLRTFSAAGIHRGDIVQNAYGYGLFTGGLGAHYGLEAIGATVVPTSGGNTDRQVMLMRDFGVTGICCTPSYFLHLIERAGELGINLRELPLRTGIFGAEPWSEGMRERIEQESGIKAFDIYGLSEIIGPGVGSECAAQAGLHIFEDHFYPEIIDPETCRVLPDGEEGELVLTTLSKRAMPMIRYRTRDITHIITEPCDCGRTVRRIARVARRSDDMFIIRGVNVFPSQIETALLSVEGVLPHYRILLSREHGLDQMNVEVEIGAELFSDQVSAMEALHKRLAHAVERITGIRAGVRLVEPHSIPRSEGKARRVWDERGQ, encoded by the coding sequence ATGATGCGGGAAAACTGGAACGATGTCGGGCAGGGCTTTCATCCGGTCAGTGCGCCGGATTATCTGCCTTCGGCGCAATTGCGCGAGTTGCAGCTGCGGCGACTGAAGGCGGTGGTCGAGCGCGCCTATGCCAATGTCGCGCCATTCCGCGAGCGCATGGTCGAACGCGGCGTGACGCCGGCCGACATCCGGACGCTGGAAGATATCGCGCGGCTGCCGTTCTCGATCAAGACCGATCTGCGCGACAACTATCCGTTCGGGCTGTTCGCGAGTCCGATGTCGGAAATCGTCCGCCTGCATGCATCGAGCGGTACCACCGGCAAGCCGATCGTCGTCGCCTATACGCAGGAAGACCTGCAGGTCTGGGCGTCGGTGATGCTGCGTACCTTTTCGGCGGCCGGCATCCATCGCGGCGACATCGTCCAGAACGCCTATGGCTATGGACTGTTCACCGGCGGCCTCGGCGCGCATTACGGTCTCGAAGCGATCGGCGCCACCGTTGTGCCGACCTCCGGTGGCAACACCGACCGCCAGGTCATGCTCATGCGCGATTTCGGCGTCACCGGCATCTGCTGTACGCCGAGCTACTTCCTCCACCTGATCGAGCGGGCCGGCGAGCTCGGCATCAATCTGCGCGAACTGCCGTTGCGCACCGGCATCTTCGGCGCCGAACCGTGGTCGGAAGGCATGCGCGAGCGCATCGAACAGGAAAGCGGGATCAAGGCTTTCGATATCTACGGGCTGTCCGAGATCATCGGCCCGGGCGTCGGCAGCGAATGCGCGGCGCAGGCCGGGCTGCACATCTTCGAAGACCATTTCTATCCCGAGATCATTGATCCCGAAACCTGTCGCGTGCTGCCCGACGGCGAGGAGGGTGAGTTGGTACTCACCACGCTGTCGAAGCGTGCCATGCCGATGATTCGCTACCGCACCCGCGACATCACCCACATCATCACCGAGCCGTGCGATTGTGGCCGTACCGTGCGCCGGATCGCCCGTGTCGCGCGGCGCAGCGACGACATGTTCATCATCCGCGGCGTCAATGTCTTCCCGTCGCAGATCGAGACGGCGCTCTTGTCGGTCGAGGGCGTGCTGCCGCATTACCGCATCCTGCTCTCGCGCGAACACGGGCTCGACCAGATGAACGTCGAGGTCGAGATCGGCGCCGAACTGTTCAGCGATCAGGTGAGTGCGATGGAGGCGCTGCACAAGCGTCTGGCGCACGCCGTCGAACGGATCACCGGCATCCGTGCCGGTGTCCGCCTGGTCGAGCCGCACAGCATTCCGCGCAGCGAAGGCAAAGCGCGTCGTGTCTGGGACGAGCGTGGCCAGTGA
- a CDS encoding 2-oxoacid:acceptor oxidoreductase family protein, producing the protein MSEVINVVVAGLGGQGVVKASDVLADAAFRCGLDVKKSEIHGMSQRGGSVASDVRFGPRVNSPMIPTGQADFLLVVAPDQVDVNRHVLKAGGLLVSPASLENVPGKLQAKSINVALLGVLSRSLDIPLEIWEDAIRGCFPEKHHRLNLEAFEQGRQAVAG; encoded by the coding sequence ATGTCAGAAGTGATCAATGTGGTGGTCGCGGGACTGGGCGGTCAGGGGGTGGTCAAGGCCTCCGACGTGCTCGCCGACGCAGCTTTTCGCTGCGGGCTCGACGTCAAGAAGAGCGAGATTCACGGGATGAGCCAGCGCGGCGGTTCGGTCGCCAGCGACGTGCGCTTCGGTCCGCGTGTGAACAGTCCGATGATCCCGACCGGGCAGGCCGATTTTCTGCTGGTCGTCGCGCCGGACCAGGTTGATGTCAATCGGCATGTGCTCAAAGCGGGCGGGCTGCTGGTGTCGCCGGCCTCGCTTGAGAACGTGCCGGGAAAATTGCAGGCCAAGTCGATCAACGTCGCCTTGCTCGGTGTCCTCAGCCGCTCGCTCGACATTCCGCTCGAGATCTGGGAAGACGCGATCCGCGGCTGTTTTCCCGAGAAACACCATCGCCTCAATCTCGAGGCTTTTGAGCAGGGACGACAGGCCGTCGCGGGCTGA
- a CDS encoding ACT domain-containing protein — translation MKVTQISTFIENRPGRLHAACAALANRGVNIHTLSLADTAEFGILRFVLADPAAGKAALEAAGYLAKETEVVAVEVPDDAGGLADILAKADAAGLNIEYMYAFSMAAGRRAVVIIRFTDPDRAVEALSQQGVNVVAPVELLSR, via the coding sequence GTGAAAGTCACGCAAATTTCCACCTTCATCGAGAACCGTCCCGGACGCTTGCACGCCGCCTGCGCTGCCTTGGCCAACCGTGGCGTCAATATTCACACGCTGTCGCTCGCCGATACCGCCGAGTTCGGCATCCTGCGCTTTGTCCTCGCCGACCCGGCGGCCGGCAAGGCGGCGCTTGAGGCGGCCGGCTACCTGGCCAAGGAGACCGAGGTGGTTGCCGTCGAGGTGCCGGACGATGCCGGCGGTCTCGCCGACATTCTCGCCAAGGCCGATGCGGCCGGGCTCAATATTGAGTACATGTACGCGTTCAGCATGGCGGCCGGTCGCCGGGCGGTGGTGATCATCCGCTTCACCGATCCGGATCGCGCTGTCGAGGCCCTGTCCCAGCAGGGCGTCAACGTCGTCGCGCCGGTGGAGTTGCTGTCGCGCTAA
- a CDS encoding thiamine pyrophosphate-dependent enzyme has product MVAKLADRMLLSGDEAVALAAFNAGVLLGTGYPGTPSTEILEAFAALGGKAQWAPNEKVALEVGIGVAFAGGRSLVTMKHVGVNVAADALFTAAYTGVTGGLVLVSADDPGMASSQNEQDNRHYARAAGLLMLEPADSQQAYDFAGAAFALSEQFRQPVLLRMTTRTCHSKSIVTQTALPGPAQAPSFERNIPARVMIPAYARPAHHALRDKLARAAAYAETCAQTIVEPRGKALGIIASGVAAMHAREVAPEASLLQLGFSYPLPMQAIRDFVASVERCVVIEEGDPILVTELRAEGLAVEGKPERFRFGELNADRVRRILEHDDSPEAKVPGGKPPALCEGCSHRPVFEALNRLDCIVSGDIGCYSLGVLPPFTAMDTLVCMGASIGVGLGMRHVLPPEQAKRVVSVIGDSTFVHSGLTGLAEMVYNPPPTGHVVLIVDNGTTAMTGQQEHPGTGRTLVHDATGRLLFEDIARAMGIADVVTVDPMASDVVLDDVLRQALDSGRLVVIVARRPCILAAPKIRQYERAAAEKRIGIAVRVEG; this is encoded by the coding sequence CGCCGAACGAGAAGGTCGCGCTCGAAGTCGGCATCGGCGTCGCCTTCGCCGGCGGCCGGTCGCTGGTGACGATGAAGCACGTCGGCGTCAATGTCGCCGCCGACGCCTTGTTCACCGCCGCCTACACGGGCGTCACCGGCGGCCTGGTGCTCGTCTCGGCCGATGACCCAGGCATGGCGTCGAGTCAGAACGAACAGGACAACCGGCACTATGCACGCGCCGCCGGCCTCCTCATGCTCGAGCCCGCCGATTCGCAGCAGGCCTACGACTTTGCCGGTGCCGCCTTCGCGCTGTCCGAGCAATTCCGCCAGCCCGTGCTGCTGCGCATGACGACGCGCACCTGCCATTCCAAGAGCATCGTCACGCAGACGGCGTTGCCGGGGCCGGCGCAGGCGCCGTCATTCGAACGCAATATTCCGGCGCGGGTGATGATCCCGGCCTATGCGCGTCCGGCGCATCATGCCTTGCGCGACAAGCTGGCGCGTGCCGCGGCCTATGCCGAAACCTGCGCGCAGACGATCGTCGAGCCGCGCGGCAAGGCGCTCGGCATCATCGCCTCGGGCGTTGCCGCGATGCATGCCCGCGAGGTCGCGCCGGAGGCCAGCCTGCTGCAGCTCGGTTTCTCGTATCCGCTGCCGATGCAGGCGATCCGCGATTTTGTCGCCTCGGTCGAGCGCTGCGTCGTCATCGAGGAAGGCGATCCGATTCTCGTCACCGAACTGCGCGCCGAAGGGCTCGCTGTCGAAGGCAAACCGGAGCGCTTCCGCTTCGGCGAACTCAACGCCGACCGCGTCCGCCGCATTCTTGAACACGACGATTCGCCCGAGGCGAAGGTTCCCGGTGGCAAGCCGCCGGCGCTCTGCGAAGGTTGCTCGCACCGGCCGGTGTTCGAGGCGCTGAACCGGCTCGACTGCATCGTCTCGGGTGACATCGGCTGCTACTCGCTCGGCGTACTGCCTCCCTTCACGGCGATGGACACGCTGGTCTGCATGGGCGCCAGTATTGGCGTCGGGCTCGGCATGCGCCATGTGCTGCCGCCCGAACAGGCCAAACGCGTGGTCAGCGTCATCGGCGACTCGACTTTCGTGCATAGCGGCCTGACCGGCCTCGCCGAGATGGTGTACAACCCGCCGCCAACCGGCCACGTGGTGCTGATCGTCGATAACGGCACGACGGCGATGACCGGCCAGCAGGAACACCCCGGCACCGGCCGTACGCTGGTGCATGACGCGACCGGCCGGCTGCTGTTCGAAGACATCGCGCGCGCCATGGGCATCGCCGATGTCGTTACGGTCGATCCGATGGCCAGCGACGTCGTGCTCGACGACGTGCTGCGTCAGGCGCTCGACAGCGGCCGCCTGGTCGTGATCGTGGCGCGCCGGCCGTGCATTCTGGCAGCGCCGAAAATCCGTCAATACGAACGCGCCGCCGCCGAGAAACGCATTGGCATCGCCGTGCGGGTCGAGGGTTGA